GCATGCCTTGTCTGCGAGCGCTTCTACACCGTTTCGTTACGCAACCTGGTGAAATATGCGGACTGAACGGATGAGTCTCATTGGAAGTAATAGACTCCGGTTCTGTTGCATGTTCTCTTTCAGTAAGATTCCTCTGTTTCAACTTCTGTTTCTATAAGAATGTAAACCTTCGAATAATCCACAGGATTGGCAAGGTAAGCCAGAATTCCGTGCGGGGATATTCTGAAAGCGACACTGCTGCCGTATGGAAGGTCTGGCGCATTACAGGAATAAAGATACTCTCCCTCTATGCTGTAAATGTCGAAGAGTGGTACAAGGATTCCACCTCTGCGTGCCCAGATCCGTTCGCCATCCGTTTTGATATCTGTAACCGCGTCTGCCCAGGCATGGAATTCAAACTGATCAGCATAAGAAGGATCGCGACCGTTTCTTCGCATCGCAGCCCGCATCATTTCCCGTTCTATCTCGATTTCTTCTTCAGATCGCCTTGTTCTTTCGAATGGTCGATGGATTTCCCAGTCGATCTCACCTTCTGGAGTGTAACAGGTAATAATGTATTCCTCAGCACTCAGAGGCGAAGAGATAACTCTTCCATCCGGAAGTGCACAGCAGTTGATTGCCGTGCTGCGGAATACTTCCTGAGGGTTTTGCTGGTTGAATTCACCCCTTCTTGAGAAATAGGTGAGTTCCGGCTCGGTTTCACCTGGTTCCCACCTGTGAAGGGAGTTGCTGAGGTTCCCCTCTTCATTATTGAAGATGAATCTTGTTCCCACGATATGACCGTCATCAAGGATCACCGGGTTATTTGGGGGATTCGGAATGAAACCCGACAGTTCATGACTGAATTCAAGAAGGGAATCGTAGAAAATGAATTTGCCACTCATCATATCGGTAACCATGAAGCCGCCACCTGGTGAAGGTGTTATTCCGGAGGGAGCGGCATACTCACCTGGTCCTTCCCCCTGCCTTCCACCGGAGCAGATGTACTCTCCCCCGGAAGAGAACATGCTCATCCTCATAGAAGCTATATCCCCTATAACGACGTTTCCGGCTGTGGTGAAATCAGCTGCTCTGATAACACCGAACACATAATTGGAATCACCCATCTCTATCCCGATTGAATCAACAGGTACGAGAATGGTCCGTAGTGTGTTTTCTACTGATGATACTGATTCGGGGTCTGCATCTCCACCGGTGCAACCGATGATGAATAACAGTATCAGGATCAGAACCGGGTTCAGCATTTTCATAATCAGCCCCTCTTTAAACTGGTTAATCAGCGTATTGCGGATATTCTACACCCTCCGTCCAGTAGGGGTAGACATCCGGCATTCGCTGCCACTGTGATCCGCATTCATGCATGAATGCAATGCAGTCATCAGCGGCTTCGAACAAGCTGCCCTCCAGTTCCTCCGGAGTGAAAGAAAGCCTTATCTCGAGGGCGTTCTGAATCTGTTCATCTGTCATCCCCAGGAAGTGCGCTGCTTCAATTGCTTCAGCGGAAAATCCGTTTTCCTCGAGATTATTCAGATATGCCGAAGCCATGGCAACGGTTATGTATGTGTCCTGCAATCCTTCCGAACGGCAGACATCGAGAAGACAGTCGAACCTGTCAGCTGCTATATCCATGAATAAACCGGAAAGATCCTTGTAGAACACGTAGCATAACGCCTGTTCAACAGCCCAGAATTCATCATTGTCATTAAGCGCGCCGCCCATCCTGTCCAGGGATATCTGCGCAGCATCCATAACCGCAATGAGTCCCATGGCGGCTTCAGCGAAGGAGTTAAGCGCGGCAGCTTTCCGAGGTGAAAGCCCGTCCCCCGGTATGAGGGAATCAACATGAACGACTATAGGAATTGCATACTCAGTATAATCCGATCTTGGAGGGTCCATGCCGAGAGCCTTTATGGCATCACTCCACTTGTCAATCAGCATGTCAAGCATATTGCCGGAGATCCAGCCTAGTATCTCGGACCCAACATCAAATATACTGGTAATATCTATCGAAATAATACCGGCTGCTGATGAAAACATATCCATTGAATCCCTGATCTTCTTAATCGCTTCATCGACCTGTTGAGGAGATTTACCGGTTGCTATACCCAGCCTCTGCCTTGCTGAGTTTCCGGGCTGTGCTACACCTATCGGTGGCTTGAACCAGGGCAGAGTACGCGATCTGTACGGTGACGGTGGTGGTGGCGGAACAGGGCAGTCCTTGAGCCAGGGCAGATCCTTTCGCAGTCCAGCACCGCCGGCCTTAGTGAGAGTATTTCCGTATGAGAGTTCAGTGTTCTCATCCTCTGGAACCCATAGTTCTATCCGGGTATGACTGTATCCGCTCGGGAAGTATCGGATGTAGTAACCATTTGGATGCCAGGACCATCTGCCTTCAGGAATATCTCTCTCATTGTACTCTTCGGGAGGATCACCATGGATGATCGCGATTTCTTCCAGTTCCTCGTATGAGGATTCAGCTCTGGAAAGAGTGTTTCTTATTCCGGCTTCAGCTTCCAGCACTGACCTGACCGGTCCGGTAATGTCTCCGAACAGATCATCCATCATACCGTCTGGAATAAGTTCCAGCGCCCCGCCGTTGATTTCGAAGATTTCCTCTGGAGTAAGCAGAATAAATGCATTACTCTGCATATTATCATTCATATCAGAGAGCTTGCATCTTGCGAGGATTGCCCAGATAAGTGATTGAACATCACGTTGAGAAATTTCACCATGATCGGATGAACGATCCAGGATCGCCTGAATAATATCACTTCTGCTCCCTTCCAGAGGCGCGTAAATGTATCCGTTGCCTCCGGTATCGGAAACGTAAGTACCGGCATGAAGACAATAGCTTCTTGCTTCAAGTTCATAAGCTCCCGGAAGAAGGAAGATCAAGCCATCTGAATTCATCGGCATATCGTACAGAGGAGTAAAGAACTCCGGTTCAAAGCCGTCCATTTCAGGACGTTCGAAAACGGCATCTTCCAGTCCAGTTGTTATCACCGGTTCCTGTTCAAGAAGATCTCCGAGGTCAGGGAGATCAATTGGAATGTCAGGTATCGACGGGATCGAGAACTGTGCCTGTGCGGCTCCGGATACCAGGAGGAGTGTGACAAGTAAAGACAGTTTATATCTCATGGCTGTTTCCTTTCAAAAAATGTTACTCAAACTAATACAACTTAAATCATGGTGACTGCATGGGCAAGTCCTCTTCAGATAATCAATTCAGGCTGGTATCCTGAGATAATTTCAGTGACACTCATTAATTGCTGGAGTAGATTGCAGGTTAGAAGCAAAAGAACATCTGAAACGAATCTGATTGGAGAAAAAATGCCAGGTAATCCTGTTATCGAATCGCTTATGCAGAGGAAATCCATCAGGAAGTACACAACTGAACAACCTTCTGATGAAGTTCTGGAAGCAATCGTACGTGCCGGTCAGCAGGCACCGTTCGCGATGCAGCTCGGCAGTTTGCTGCTCTCGCGGGATATTGAAAATAATGTATTCAGATCACCTCTCCAGTTTACCATATGTGTGGATATACACAGGATGGAGAAGATCATGGACAGGCGGGGCTGGAAGAGAGAAGCATCCGATCTGTTTACACTTCTGTTTGGGATTCAGGATGCCGCATATATGGCTCAGAACATGGTTACTGCCGCTGAAAGCTTCGGTCTGGGAAGCTGCTTTATCGGCAATGCTCCATTCATGGCGGGGAAGATAAGGGAGGAGTATGAACTTCCGGAAAGGATCTTTCCACTGGTCATTCTGACGATGGGATATCCTGCGGAGGAACCGCCTGTCAGACCCAGGTATCCTGTGGAATTTCATCTGTTCGAAGACAGATATCCGGAATTCACTGATGAAGTCGTGTCTGCCGCGACGGAAGAAATGGATTCGGGTTTCCTTGACCAGGATTATTACAGGAATGCCGGTTACATGATCCCTCTTGAAGATGGGAGGGAGGAGACCTGCAACTTCGATAATTATTCATGGACAGAGCATATCTCCCGGAAACTGGGACAATGGGGAAAGGATCCAGAGGATCTTCTGCAGAATATCAGAGAGTGCGGGTTCAATATCTGAACGGCGTTTGCATTCTGCGAAATGTAAACATATGTTCAGTATTATATTAATCATTGCCGGGAGGGGTTTCTTTGATCCGAGAGATACAGACCCGCACCATTATTAACAGAGTAAGCGCTCCTGATTCCTGGTTCGGTCTGCATTACAACATGAACCTTTACCGGGGGTGCAGTCATAGGTGTATCTACTGCGATTCCCGCAGTGAGTGTTACGGCATTGATTGTTTCGATAGAGATGTGCTGGTAAAAACAAACGCTGTTGATCTTCTGAGAGACAGGCTTCCCCGACTGAGAATCAAAGGCACAATAGGAACAGGCTCGATGAACGATCCGTACCAGCCTGTTGAAAAGAAGATCGAACTCACCCGCAGGGCACTCGAAGTAATCGCAGAGAACCATTTTCCGGTTCATGTAATCACAAAAAGCGATCTTGTCCTCCGCGATGCAGACCTGCTTGAGAAAATCAGTAAGGTTTACTCCGCAGTTACTTTTACTGTAACAACCGCTGATGAGACACTTGCCGGGAAACTCGAGCCTTTTGCTCCTTCTGTGACGGCGCGGTTCAAAGCGATGAGACAGCTATCGGAGCGTGGCATTCATACGGGAATCACTCTTATGCCGGTTCTACCTTTCATAACGGATAATCCGGCAAATATTCTTGCCATTCTTGACATGGCAGCTGAATCAGGTGCGGAATACATTATTCCTTTTTTAGGCGTTACTCTCAGGGATGGTCAGAGAGAGCATTTTCTGAGGGAGATAGAGCAAGTGTTTCCCGGCATGAACCGGAAATACAGGGAACATTTCGGAAACATGTACCACTGTACGGTAAGCAACGCAGGCCTCCTTGAAGGAATACTCAGGGAAGCCTGCGATAAAAGATCGATTCTTCTTGAAATGCCCTTTTATGATCCTTTCGATAACGGACAGATGGATCTGTTCTAGACCCGCATCCGGAACCAAAACAGTGCCACCCACCATTAAAACGACAAACGAAGGCTAGAACTCATATTCCAGCAATGCCAACAGTTCTAAAACTTCCACTATGAGGTGCCGGAAATTCTGCTTTTACTCCACGAGTTCGAGAGTATAGAGTTTCTGATATCCGTCAGCCGGGTCAAGGGACCAGGCAAGTATCCCGTAATCATCAACCTTGACTTCCCAGAGCAGACCGGAATATCCTGAGATCGCAGGTATGTTAACAGTGAACAGGTGGTTTCCATCGAGATCGAAGATATCGAATGTAGGAATTTCCT
This sequence is a window from Candidatus Aegiribacteria sp.. Protein-coding genes within it:
- a CDS encoding nitroreductase family protein; protein product: MPGNPVIESLMQRKSIRKYTTEQPSDEVLEAIVRAGQQAPFAMQLGSLLLSRDIENNVFRSPLQFTICVDIHRMEKIMDRRGWKREASDLFTLLFGIQDAAYMAQNMVTAAESFGLGSCFIGNAPFMAGKIREEYELPERIFPLVILTMGYPAEEPPVRPRYPVEFHLFEDRYPEFTDEVVSAATEEMDSGFLDQDYYRNAGYMIPLEDGREETCNFDNYSWTEHISRKLGQWGKDPEDLLQNIRECGFNI
- a CDS encoding radical SAM protein gives rise to the protein MIREIQTRTIINRVSAPDSWFGLHYNMNLYRGCSHRCIYCDSRSECYGIDCFDRDVLVKTNAVDLLRDRLPRLRIKGTIGTGSMNDPYQPVEKKIELTRRALEVIAENHFPVHVITKSDLVLRDADLLEKISKVYSAVTFTVTTADETLAGKLEPFAPSVTARFKAMRQLSERGIHTGITLMPVLPFITDNPANILAILDMAAESGAEYIIPFLGVTLRDGQREHFLREIEQVFPGMNRKYREHFGNMYHCTVSNAGLLEGILREACDKRSILLEMPFYDPFDNGQMDLF